The genomic segment cggcacgctcgggagggagggggcagggagatgttgccggtgggtgcagagcacccaccaatttttccctgggggtgctccagctccggagcagcctcagagtcagcgcctatgccttGAATTGGCTTTTGCTATATCCCACAGCAGCAATCTCTCCTCCACAAAATAATCATGTCCCCACCACTGCTGCAATTTTTCTTAGAGCTCTGTAAATACTGGAGCATCATTCAGCCTGTATCTGCACCACTCATGACACTAGTGCACAGCTATTTGGGTTCCATGCTCTATTAGAGATGGTGAACAGTGAGAAATGCGCAAGCttgagggatttttttaaaaaaggcatgcAAATGATGAGCCATGGCTAATGCTATGGGATGCAGAAAGTTGTATGAGGAGAACTTGAGCGGCTGCTCCCAGTCACTCCTGCAGGACACCTCTCTGCCCCCCTGCATTGCCAAAACGTCCCAAAAGACAGTGAGCGCACTGCACTGGACAGCGGCTTCCCATGGTGCCCTGCACGAGGCATGGGGACACAGCTCTAAGTCCAAGGGTGCTATACTGCCCGTGGCTGGGACACGTCGACTCACGTGCTTCAGACGTTTGCACCTAGCCATGGCCCAGGCCGCCCGCCCCAGGACACCCAgtggtgccagcagcagggctacaGGCCGCGGGTTCTAGGCcgcacagcccccagcctgcgCGCGCAACCCGCGCTCTTCCAGGGTCCGGGCTTGTCGGCCCCGCCCCACTCTCCAGGACACTGATTGGTGCGGAGccggccccgccctgccccttccgtCGCGGGCCGTTGTGCGACTCTCCCTGCCAGCGCGCGGCGCTGGTTGGccccgccggcccctccccctgcgCGCGCTGTTGTAAGGCTGGGCCGCAGCGCCCCCGAGTTAGTCCGCTCCAAGGGCAGGCGGGTAATGGCGGCGGCAGGGCTGCGCGGAGGCCTGCGCGGGGCCTTGGTGATGCAGCAGCGGGGATGGAGCTCGGGCTCGGGATCCGACCAGGTACCGCGGCTCAGCCGCGTGGGGAGCGCTgggcccggggggtgggggggctcccctGACGTGACTGTGTCCCTGCAGCTgaggggggtgctgggaggggacAAAGCGCcgggggaggcaggcagggcctggggtttccctgatgtctctctctctccccagctgggcgagctggggagcggggctgggaagggcggcggcggcggcggctcgaTCCGTGAGGCCGGAGGGGCCTTTGGGAAGAGGCAGGCGGCCCATGAGGAGCGATACTTCAGGTGAGTCTTTTCCGCCCCGTGGgccgcccggactcctgggttctgttcctggctctgctgctgccgcttTCCCACGTGGTCCTTGGTTAGCTAAACCAGGGGTAAGCATGGCTGCCCCAtcccctgggtcctgcccctgcTACTGTCTGTAACCTTGGGACACCCTGACTCCCCTGGCTGGGgacaggagcagagcagctgtccGTGTAACGGGGTCACATGCTTGCTGCTCTGCCTCGTGGGTCTGGCTTCTGTGCCGTCAAGTGCTAGGCTTTTCAAGCCAGTTACATTCATTCCCTAGGTAGTAATAGTCCTGTCAACTCAACAGTTGATTAGCCGTGAGAATCCTTTCTGGCTAAATGCTGCATTTGGTCTAGTATAGGTGATCTATTAAAGAATAAGAGAAGAGTCCAGCTGCAGCCATGAGATGAGGGGCAGGTGAAAGACACTGGAATATCCCAGCTGAGACATCAAATCCTGCTAGATGTTAACAAAAATCCATAACTGAGATTGCCTTCTGTTAGATCTGTCTTGTAGTATCCAAGCACCTTATGTAGTGACCTGCATGTGTTGCAGACCCTACCCTCTCACCCATTACAACCTGATTTCTCTTCATAAAATTGGAGTAAGACCTGGTAAACTCTAGCCTCTTCTCTTTGAGCCACTGCTGCTCGATAGGGTCAGGTTTGGTAAATGTTAACAGCAGAGCAGTCCTGATTGGCACCCTCCCAGGATAACATACCTGCTTGGTGGGGATTGTCAGTGTAGCTGGTAGCCTTCATGTCCAGTGGTGTCAATCAATCTATAGCGACCTGTGTTCCTATCTAGATGGAAACACTATCTGTAGTTATCCTGAAATGAAAGTGGTCCAATTAGCTATTTAAGCTTTGAAACCATTCTGTGCCTAGGAAACatttgtggagggaggggggtgttttACTTTGACTTCCTTTAAGTAGGCTGTCCATCTCCAACTCCCAAATAATTTGGTTTGTCTGAATTGGTGATGTGCACTGTGCAGGGAcaaggagagggaacagctggcCTCTTTGAGGGAACATCACGAAGAAGAAATCGATCATCACAAGAAAGAAATACAGCGGCTGGAGAAAGAAATCAATCGCCATAAGAACAAGATCAAGAAACTTAAAGGTGATGATGATTAAGCTGCTGTTGGTTGGTTTTTTCATGTACAGTCAGTGATTCTCATTGTAATCATTGCATTGAAGACTGTATGCTTTAGCCAACATAATCTAAATTTTCTCTGTTAGAGGACATACTACAAAAGTCAAATAAAAATCAGCCTCCTGATCTGTTTAGTGATGGTCttattaaaaataacactttTCTTTTTCAACTAAACTCTTGTTGGAGTTTCATATAGGAGCTCTTCATTCTAGAGTTGAAATGCTTTTTACACTTTTCTGTAGATCACATCTAAATAAATCAAACTTAAGGCAATTAGAGCATCAACTGAACCCCCACATGAGGTTATGGGCTGGAGAGTTATCAGGCTTGCATAACATGTGGCCCGTGtgggctcactgtgtggcctCACTGTGTGGCCcgtggggggtgagtaggtgagctcactgtgcagcccgcgGGGGGCGAGTAGGCAATCGGTGGGGTAAGCCAACGGCTGGCTGGCCAGCGGGTGGATAGGGTGGTGAAGAGGCCAGTGGCAGGCTGGGGAGTGAGAGTGAGCCagcggcagggggcgggggcagcagcagAAGGTAAGAGGCCAGCGGCGTGCAGGCAGGTGAGCTGGCGGTGGGGGGAGCAGGCAAGCCGGCAGCGGACAGGCAGGTGAGCTGGTGGCGGCAGGGAGGCAagccggggggatggggggggggcgaggaggtggggtgggggggatgaggtgagctgggggggtgaggaggtgaacTGGGagcgtggggggctggggaagcgggtgggggggcaggtgaggcagCGGGGGAGCTTTATActtcggggggggggtgaggaggcaagcagtgagtcggtggctgaTCTGTTCTACTGATCTTGTTTCTCATAAAAATTGGTCCttcttgctgcttttctctgggctgCCAGTCTGTtgcaacacagatccagggtctgaaccacgcccccaaaactgcagacttaactgaaaccAGTTTAGCAAGTActtctgtctccagcacccagacagacacccagctcccaatgggatccaaaccccaaataaatccatttcactctgtataaagcttacatggtaaactcaaattgtccgctctctataacactgatagagaggcacagctgtttgttcccccaggtattaatcacttaatctgggttaattaataaaaacaAGGCTTTGACtgctccaggttttttttttttcattttcaatccAAAATTAATGATATTTAGCAAGAAAGTCCTAAAGGTGCCAAAAAGTTTCAGATTGTATAAAAATTGATATTAACATCTACTTTACCACTTTACGTAATATGTCACAGTTATTCTCACTTCGGCCGAAATCAAGTTTTAATGTACAGATacaaaatttcaaagttttttgGAGATATGTTTTATTAAAGAATCAGATAATTATCAGACCTCCAGGAACCCTGCAGACTACTCCCACCCTTGTGCCAAGGTTAGGCAAGTATGTACTCGCGTAGATTAGTATGTCTTGATACTACTTTTGTAAGGGTTGATCAACGAGACACGCTGAGTGCTGCGATTACAGAAAAGTGTGACGTAAGACGCAACATTTAAGATATCACAAACAGGTATAttgcaaaaaaaagtttgtttattgATATATTAAGATATTGCAAGAGATATTAACCACTTAAGCTCATTTCTCACACGGGCTCCCGTTACCGATACACTTCTTCATTTGTACATGCTCCTGTATCACTCTGGTGGATTTATTTTATATGTCATCTGTTCAGCAGTCTTTTGGTAGCGttgtttgtaattttaaatttACTGAAAAAGTCGCATGCAGCAGGCATATAAATATACAGTAAACATTTTTGCATAAATTAGGAGTGATTTTTGTGATCTATCCAGAGTGATTGGAAAATGTCCAACACAACTTTGGGGGGTGAGTCCTTAGgtcattttaagaaaaaacatttgTGAACATGTATCCTAAAATTCTTCCTAAGGGAGCTACAGTCCCTTCAAGGAGGTGATGAAAAGTTAATTTCTGATTAATATCTCAAACGCTTTAATATAAAGTAATGAAACAATGTCCGTGTCTTAGCGTTCATATGTGCTACCATATTACAttatccaaaattatttaaaccaTAGGTGTCCTGAACTGGCggtcatttttatttcatatttcaagGAAGGCTTGTCATCGATTGCCCCTGGCTACGAGCGGTAATATTATGTTCCATAATAAGTTAATAATTTTtggttatttattattacatttaaaaCTTATGGTTCCAAAGTTGAAAAATAAGTAATAAGTAAAATTGTTTGTATCATTTTAAGCATCTAAGCAGATTAAAATTTTTAAACAGGTTTCTCGGACCCGGTTAATTATACAAGATAAGAGTACCATTTTAATGCATGTTTTAGCATTAAATCATATTCCAGAGTCATATCTGTTAAATagttgaagatttaaaaaatattaaataaaattggcCCGGTCTGCCCAGTTCACGACGCCTATAGTTTAAATCGTTTTTTTAATGATGTTGTATGATCGTTGAAAATAAACTTTAACGGGTAAGTGGATTCAAATTGCAAGCACAGTCCTTTTAGTAAAGAGCAAATTTTCGGAAATATGTTTTTCCTTCATCAGGCTGGAAACATACAAGATAGAACCTGTTGTTTGCTCTCTTGTATAATCTATTCAGGCTGATGAAGCAAAAACATATATTTCTGAAAATTTGCTCCCTTTCCTAAAAGGACTGTGCTTGCAATTTGAATCCACTTTCCCGTTAAAGTTTATTTTCAACCTTGTAATGTGTAGCCTCGTTACTTCCCAACAATTAATGTTGTAGAACAGCGATAGCATGTACTAACGCTATGGCACATACCAAATTTAATTGATATATCTATATTAAAGCGTTTTTGAGATATTAATTAAAAACttggaaaatatttcaaatatttttactgCAGAATTTCATAAACTAACTtgcaatttataaataaaaaattattaaTTATGTATATTAAAAATACTTCATTAAAACTGCAAGAAAcatgttaaaatattaatatactTTAATAACTTTGTGTAAAAAGAAAATGCGATCATTTTTGTCCAGAAAATCCAAAATAAATTCGAAGTACCGTAAGTGGTTAAGATACCACAAGCAAGTACATTATAAAAAAAGTAATGCTTTTGTTCATTGCTTTTCGAATATCATAACAAGAAACATTTGGATGCGGTAGCAGCACAAGAAGATTTGGCCATGActtcaacaaaaaaatcaaatctgaCCCCCATGATAGCTGATTTACGGAAAAGGATCTCAACAATGTCTTTACTTTTGAATTTGAAAAGCCCAAATTTGGGCTTTTGGGAAAAGCAAAGAAGAATTCAGCAACGTGCAAGGTGGAAAAGGAAGTGAATGGCAAGCTCAAACCATGTAGCTTCAAGACAAGTGAAGCAAGGGCTGTGAAAAGTTTCAACCTTTGGTGGCATGTAAAATGTAACCATCCTGAAAACTATGCGGCTCTGGTTACAAAAAAGGACCAAGAAGATGAGGCAAAACAGAAAGCTGACACGGCTAAATGACGTTCATCTagctctttgaaaactcctggagaAAAGAT from the Emys orbicularis isolate rEmyOrb1 chromosome 23, rEmyOrb1.hap1, whole genome shotgun sequence genome contains:
- the ATP5IF1 gene encoding ATPase inhibitor, mitochondrial, with amino-acid sequence MAAAGLRGGLRGALVMQQRGWSSGSGSDQLGELGSGAGKGGGGGGSIREAGGAFGKRQAAHEERYFRDKEREQLASLREHHEEEIDHHKKEIQRLEKEINRHKNKIKKLKGDDD